TCAAAGTAAGCAAATTCATAAAAAATCTTGCAGATGAAAACACAGCTGTTATGGTTGTTGAGCATGATCTGATTATTCTGGATTACATGACCGACCTGATTCACATGATGTACGGCAAAGAAAGCGTTTATGGAGTTGTTTCGCAGCCAAAGGCAGCAAGGAACGGTATAAACATTTACCTGGATGGATATTTAAAAGAAGAAAATGTCCGCTTCAGGGATAAAACAATAAAATTCTCAGTAAAGCCGCCGACAGAATCCAAAAAGAGAATGCTGCTTACAGGCTGGCAGGATATTGAAAAGAAGCTTGGCTCTTTCAAATTAAAAGCAGAGAAAGGCGAACTGCACCGCCATGAAACAATAGGCATTTTAGGTGAAAATGGAATCGGAAAAACAACCTTTGTAAAAATATTGGCAGGAGCCTTAAAGCAGGACAAGGGCATAGTTGACCAAAACATAAAAGTCAGCTACAAGCCGCAGTACATAGAAACAAAATCAGATGAGCTTGTAATGGCTGCTTTAAAGGAAGCAATGCAGAAATACGATGTTCAATTAATGAGGCCTCTGAATCTTAAGCATTTATTGGCTAAAAAAATCATCGAGCTTTCGGGCGGGGAATTGCAGAGGGTTGCGATAGCATTATGCCTTTCGCAAAAAGCTGATCTATATCTTTTAGATGAGCCTTCTGCTTATCTCGATATTGAGCAAAGGCTGGCTGTTTCAAAAGTCATACATGATATAATGGAAGAAAGGGGAACTTCAGCATTGGTTGTTGACCATGATTTATTATTCATAGACTATTTATCAGAAGGACTAGTTGTATTCGCAGGAGAGCCGGCTGTGCATGGCGAAGCAAAAGGCCCATTTAATATGAAAGACGGAATGAACCTGTTTTTAAGAGAGCTTGGGATCACATTAAGAAGAGATAAAGAATCAAACAGGCCAAGGATCAACAAGGAAGGAT
The DNA window shown above is from Candidatus Woesearchaeota archaeon and carries:
- a CDS encoding ribosome biogenesis/translation initiation ATPase RLI: MARIAVVEKDKCNPEGCGNYLCIRVCPVNRIGKDCIIKGLSTKAQIDEELCTGCGICVNRCPFGAIHIINLPEELKEGPIHRYGKNGFSLYRLPIPIFGKVVGILGVNGIGKTTALKILAGLLKPNFGKEKEAAYDELIDHFKGSEAQSFFEKIKKGHIKISYKPQQVDAIPKTAKGKVIDLLKKVDEKKELSKVAKQLEIEKILDNNINEISGGELQRVAIAATVLKKANLYVFDEPSSYLDIKQRIKVSKFIKNLADENTAVMVVEHDLIILDYMTDLIHMMYGKESVYGVVSQPKAARNGINIYLDGYLKEENVRFRDKTIKFSVKPPTESKKRMLLTGWQDIEKKLGSFKLKAEKGELHRHETIGILGENGIGKTTFVKILAGALKQDKGIVDQNIKVSYKPQYIETKSDELVMAALKEAMQKYDVQLMRPLNLKHLLAKKIIELSGGELQRVAIALCLSQKADLYLLDEPSAYLDIEQRLAVSKVIHDIMEERGTSALVVDHDLLFIDYLSEGLVVFAGEPAVHGEAKGPFNMKDGMNLFLRELGITLRRDKESNRPRINKEGSQLDREQKEENKLYYG